A single window of Streptomyces sp. NBC_00464 DNA harbors:
- a CDS encoding MDR family MFS transporter, with protein MTAAVTPETGTAGSPEGAASGMTRRQILQAMSGLMAGMFVAILASTVVSNALPRIIADLNGSQSSYTWVVTAELLAMTATVPIWGKLSDLYDKKLLIQLSLSMFVVGSLVAGFSHSVGLLIVSRVVQGIGAGGLTALAQVVMAAIIPPRELGRYSGIFGAVFAVGTVAGPLIGGVLVDTSWLGWRWCFFIGVPFALLAIVLLQLTLKLPTVRREVKIDYLGAVLIMSGVSALLLWVTLAGNQFDWASWQTAALVTAGVVLLGTAILVESRVKEPIIPLDIFRNRTVALTTVASMLVGVAMFGGTVFLSQYFQISLGKTPTIAGLMSLPMILGLMVSTTVAGQIISSRGKWKGFLIAGGVIMTAGMGLLSTIGADSSFAVLSLYMVVLGVGVGMLMQNLVLAAQNDVPASELGAATSVLSFFRSLGGAIGTSALGAVLGHRVASEMEKGFGGAADNGGAGHGVPNLSTLPEPARQVVENAYGVATADVFLIGAPFAFLALIAVLFIKEKPLKTQSGMERLAEESAAAAKSATAPTH; from the coding sequence ATGACCGCTGCCGTCACACCCGAAACCGGTACCGCCGGTTCACCCGAGGGGGCCGCGTCCGGTATGACGCGCCGCCAGATACTTCAGGCCATGTCCGGCCTGATGGCCGGAATGTTCGTGGCCATCCTGGCCTCCACCGTGGTCTCCAACGCCCTGCCCAGGATCATCGCCGATCTGAACGGCAGCCAGTCCTCGTACACCTGGGTCGTCACGGCCGAGCTTCTCGCCATGACGGCGACCGTCCCGATCTGGGGCAAGCTGTCCGACCTCTACGACAAGAAGCTGCTCATCCAGCTCTCGCTGTCGATGTTCGTCGTCGGCTCGCTCGTCGCCGGCTTCTCGCACAGCGTCGGGCTGCTCATCGTGAGCCGCGTCGTGCAGGGCATCGGCGCGGGCGGTCTCACCGCACTCGCCCAGGTCGTGATGGCGGCGATCATCCCGCCGCGTGAACTCGGCCGCTACTCCGGCATCTTCGGTGCCGTCTTCGCCGTCGGCACCGTCGCGGGCCCGCTCATCGGGGGCGTACTCGTCGACACCTCCTGGCTCGGCTGGCGCTGGTGCTTCTTCATCGGCGTGCCGTTCGCGCTGCTTGCCATCGTGCTGCTCCAGCTGACCCTGAAACTGCCCACGGTCCGCCGGGAAGTGAAGATCGACTATCTCGGCGCCGTCCTCATCATGAGCGGCGTCAGCGCCCTGCTGCTGTGGGTGACCCTGGCGGGCAACCAGTTCGACTGGGCGTCGTGGCAGACTGCCGCCCTGGTCACCGCGGGTGTCGTCCTGCTGGGCACCGCGATCCTGGTCGAATCCAGGGTCAAGGAACCGATCATCCCGCTGGACATCTTCCGCAACCGCACCGTGGCACTGACGACGGTCGCGAGCATGCTGGTCGGCGTGGCCATGTTCGGCGGCACGGTGTTCCTCTCGCAGTACTTCCAGATCTCGCTCGGCAAGACGCCGACCATCGCGGGCCTGATGAGCCTGCCGATGATCCTCGGCCTGATGGTCTCCACGACCGTCGCAGGACAGATCATCTCCTCCAGGGGCAAGTGGAAGGGCTTCCTGATCGCGGGAGGCGTCATCATGACCGCGGGCATGGGCCTGCTGTCCACGATCGGCGCCGACTCCTCGTTCGCCGTGCTCAGCCTGTACATGGTCGTGCTCGGCGTCGGCGTCGGCATGTTGATGCAGAACCTGGTGCTGGCCGCACAGAACGACGTACCCGCGTCGGAACTCGGTGCGGCCACCTCGGTGCTCTCGTTCTTCCGGAGCCTCGGCGGGGCGATCGGTACGAGCGCACTGGGCGCCGTCCTCGGCCACCGGGTGGCCTCGGAGATGGAGAAGGGCTTCGGCGGGGCAGCGGACAACGGGGGTGCCGGGCACGGCGTTCCCAACCTCAGCACCCTTCCCGAACCGGCCCGCCAGGTGGTCGAGAACGCGTACGGCGTCGCGACCGCGGACGTCTTCCTGATCGGCGCCCCCTTCGCGTTCCTCGCCCTGATCGCGGTGCTGTTCATCAAGGAGAAGCCGCTCAAGACGCAGAGCGGCATGGAGCGCCTCGCGGAGGAGAGCGCCGCCGCGGCGAAGTCCGCCACCGCCCCGACGCACTGA
- a CDS encoding acyl-CoA-like ligand-binding transcription factor, whose translation MSADDTSLGLRERKKRATRDALADMALRMAADRGIENVTVEAVTDAVGVSVRTFFNYFPCLDDAITRPGIESAERTRRAVLNAPEHLTALEALSEALARELAQIEEDHERWELQMTVLRTSPSLLPGFLAAQGADERALVAVLAERLGQDPETDLQPRLLAHVAIAAVRATVEVWVSSGRTRTFQSLYREAFASLATGLKT comes from the coding sequence ATGAGTGCCGACGACACCTCCCTCGGGCTGCGCGAACGCAAGAAGCGCGCGACGCGCGACGCCCTTGCCGACATGGCGCTGCGCATGGCCGCGGACCGGGGGATCGAGAACGTGACCGTGGAAGCGGTCACCGACGCGGTCGGCGTCTCCGTACGCACGTTCTTCAACTACTTCCCGTGCCTCGACGACGCGATCACCCGCCCCGGCATCGAGAGCGCCGAACGGACCCGCCGGGCCGTACTGAACGCCCCGGAACACCTCACGGCACTCGAAGCTCTCAGCGAGGCGCTCGCCCGGGAACTCGCCCAGATCGAGGAGGACCACGAACGCTGGGAGCTCCAGATGACGGTGCTCAGGACGAGCCCTTCACTGCTTCCTGGCTTCCTGGCCGCCCAGGGTGCCGACGAGCGCGCCCTGGTCGCCGTTCTGGCCGAGCGTCTGGGGCAGGACCCCGAGACCGATCTCCAGCCCCGGCTGCTCGCGCACGTGGCGATCGCCGCCGTGCGCGCCACCGTCGAGGTCTGGGTGTCCTCCGGCCGCACCCGTACGTTCCAGAGCCTCTACCGCGAGGCGTTCGCCTCACTGGCCACCGGCCTGAAGACGTGA
- a CDS encoding IclR family transcriptional regulator has translation MVERMTLIMDVFEGRTARLSLEEVARSTQLPRSTAHRILDQLVRLRWLEHTGLGYGLGRRALGLGGGDGAHSRIREAAAARLHHLQIQTGLVVHLAVLDGAEVHYLDKVGGRFAAAVPSRVGGRAPAHSTALGKAMLAWHEPEDVEARAAESIGRLTQRTIADLGTLHQELNRIRRRHGLAFERGECFPDIACVAAAVRGPEGPVAAISLVGDAWSPLEKVAPLVVDAARQVSHELFPEPETPVRAARRAAAVPEETWSPQAMDRLLAAGQYGDWQ, from the coding sequence ATGGTCGAGCGGATGACGCTGATCATGGACGTCTTCGAGGGCCGGACGGCCCGGCTCTCGCTGGAGGAAGTGGCCCGGTCCACACAGCTGCCCAGGTCGACGGCGCACCGGATTCTTGACCAGCTGGTACGGCTGCGCTGGCTCGAACACACCGGCCTCGGCTACGGACTCGGGCGCCGCGCCCTCGGCCTCGGCGGCGGGGACGGCGCGCACAGCAGGATCCGCGAGGCCGCCGCCGCCCGGCTGCACCACCTGCAGATCCAGACCGGACTGGTGGTCCACCTGGCCGTCCTGGACGGGGCGGAGGTGCACTACCTCGACAAGGTCGGCGGCCGTTTCGCCGCGGCTGTTCCCTCCCGTGTCGGCGGCCGGGCACCCGCCCATTCGACCGCGCTCGGCAAGGCCATGCTGGCCTGGCACGAACCGGAGGACGTCGAGGCCAGGGCCGCCGAATCCATCGGTCGTCTGACGCAGCGGACCATCGCGGACCTCGGCACCCTGCACCAGGAACTCAACCGCATCCGCCGCCGCCACGGCCTCGCCTTCGAGCGCGGCGAGTGCTTCCCGGACATCGCCTGCGTCGCCGCCGCGGTGCGCGGGCCCGAGGGGCCGGTCGCCGCGATCTCCCTGGTGGGGGACGCCTGGTCCCCGCTGGAGAAGGTGGCGCCGCTGGTCGTGGACGCGGCGCGGCAGGTGTCGCACGAGTTGTTCCCCGAGCCGGAGACGCCGGTCAGAGCGGCGCGCCGGGCTGCCGCCGTGCCGGAGGAGACGTGGTCCCCGCAGGCCATGGACCGCCTGCTCGCCGCGGGGCAGTACGGCGACTGGCAGTAG
- a CDS encoding flavin reductase family protein, with protein sequence MTAESLSAPEACEETEPTPARMRHTMGTFASGVTVVTGIGRDGDPAGFACQSFASVSLEPALVLFCADHRGRAWPRIREAGRFTVNILAEEQTDLCGRFGSSRGRKYEGLDWEVSRWGTPSLPGVLTRVHADIHDVHGAGDHDVVVGRVLALETVTDRQPMLFFRGGFGLGSPAAPPGPWGWGDHWG encoded by the coding sequence ATGACCGCAGAGTCCCTGTCCGCGCCCGAGGCATGCGAGGAGACCGAGCCGACCCCTGCACGGATGCGGCACACCATGGGGACGTTCGCGTCCGGGGTCACGGTGGTGACGGGGATCGGCCGGGACGGCGACCCCGCAGGTTTCGCGTGCCAGTCGTTCGCTTCGGTGTCGCTCGAACCGGCCCTGGTCCTGTTCTGCGCCGACCACCGGGGGCGGGCCTGGCCGAGGATCAGGGAGGCGGGGCGGTTCACCGTGAACATCCTGGCCGAGGAACAGACTGATCTCTGCGGCCGGTTCGGTTCGAGCAGGGGCCGCAAGTACGAGGGGCTGGACTGGGAGGTCTCCCGCTGGGGAACGCCGTCGCTGCCCGGCGTCCTGACCCGGGTGCACGCCGACATCCACGACGTGCACGGCGCGGGCGACCACGATGTCGTGGTGGGCCGGGTCCTCGCCCTGGAGACCGTGACCGACCGGCAGCCGATGCTCTTCTTCCGCGGCGGCTTCGGCCTCGGCAGCCCGGCGGCGCCCCCCGGCCCGTGGGGCTGGGGCGACCACTGGGGGTGA
- a CDS encoding alpha/beta fold hydrolase, with the protein MMTALSHDSTLRELATDEGVLCYHEAGDGPPLLLLHGSGPGVTGWRNYRHNLGAFAEHFRCLVLEFPGFGVSDPADGHPMATAASSVTRLLDGLGLQQVDIIGNSMGGIVGTQFALAHPDRVRRLVTIGGIGRNLFSPGPGEGIKLLSEFTDAPSREGLVRWLNSMVYDRSLVTEELIEERWAQATDPDTLASARLMYGSEAFAARSAAAAASDAAPYWAMLHRLRAKTLLTWGRDDRVSPVDMSIVPMRTIPDAELHVFPDCGHWVMIEQKAAWESAVLAFLTRKDAA; encoded by the coding sequence ATGATGACGGCGCTGAGCCATGACTCCACACTGCGCGAACTCGCCACCGATGAAGGCGTGTTGTGCTACCACGAGGCCGGAGACGGCCCGCCCCTGCTGTTGCTGCACGGATCCGGCCCCGGGGTCACCGGATGGCGCAACTACCGGCACAACCTGGGTGCGTTCGCCGAACACTTCCGCTGCCTGGTCCTGGAGTTCCCCGGATTCGGGGTCAGCGACCCGGCCGACGGCCACCCCATGGCGACAGCCGCCTCGTCCGTCACCCGCCTCCTCGACGGACTCGGGCTCCAGCAGGTCGACATCATCGGCAACTCGATGGGCGGCATCGTCGGCACGCAGTTCGCGCTGGCCCACCCCGACCGGGTGCGCCGCCTCGTGACGATCGGCGGCATCGGCCGGAACCTGTTCAGCCCGGGGCCCGGTGAGGGGATCAAGCTGCTCTCCGAGTTCACCGACGCACCCTCCCGCGAGGGCCTCGTCCGCTGGCTGAACTCCATGGTGTACGACCGGTCCCTGGTGACCGAGGAACTCATCGAGGAGCGGTGGGCCCAGGCCACCGACCCGGACACGCTCGCCAGTGCGCGCCTGATGTACGGCAGCGAGGCGTTCGCCGCTCGTTCCGCCGCGGCCGCCGCGTCCGACGCGGCACCGTACTGGGCCATGCTCCACCGGCTCCGCGCGAAGACGCTGCTCACCTGGGGCCGCGACGACCGGGTCAGCCCTGTCGACATGTCGATCGTGCCGATGCGCACCATCCCCGACGCCGAACTGCACGTCTTCCCGGACTGCGGGCACTGGGTGATGATCGAACAGAAGGCCGCCTGGGAAAGCGCGGTCCTCGCCTTCCTCACCCGCAAGGACGCGGCGTGA
- a CDS encoding FAD-binding protein produces the protein MSAAAQGAWDEEFDFVVVGSGGGGMAAALTAADSGLSTVVVEKGAMYGGTTGISGGGIWIPNNPTLRAEGHDDSRESVRRYLDLLTENRVPAARLDAYVDQGPAAMELLEKSRWMRFFWVKGYADYHPEYDGGRPRGRSIEALPFDTRNLGEDEKHQRPNSLKGPLGLWITAKDYRDLAMVKRTWRGRRASVIAAWRVSSNMVRRRHMATGGRALVARMRMALKEAGVPVWLRSPMTELVTDAQGTVTGVVVTRDGKAVRVGARHGVLLATGGFDHNREMREKYLPEGGRDNHSAGAVENVGDGILAGQALGAALDFMDDAWWMPSVHHPSGATIPLVSERCIPPSVIVSADGRRFTNESSPYVNFVHDQLEGGHTTAWFVMDAKARARYPFAQILPGMPFPKAFYENGTVHRADTVADLARSIDVPADALTGTVERFNGFARTGKDTDFGRGDSAYDRYYGDPTMKNPNLDELVKAPYYAIRIEVGDLGTKGGLVCDEHSRVLREDGSAVAGLYATGNTSAAVMGNEYAGPGATIGPAIVFGYLAARHAAAVTRSGAGAAGGTP, from the coding sequence GTGAGCGCCGCCGCCCAGGGCGCCTGGGACGAGGAGTTCGACTTCGTCGTCGTCGGCAGCGGCGGAGGCGGCATGGCCGCCGCGCTGACCGCGGCCGACAGCGGACTGAGCACCGTTGTCGTGGAGAAGGGAGCGATGTACGGGGGGACGACCGGCATCTCCGGGGGTGGCATCTGGATCCCCAACAACCCCACCCTGCGGGCCGAGGGGCACGACGACAGCCGCGAGTCCGTACGCCGCTATCTCGACCTGCTCACCGAGAACCGCGTGCCCGCTGCCCGACTCGACGCCTACGTCGACCAGGGCCCCGCCGCGATGGAGCTGCTGGAGAAGAGCCGCTGGATGCGGTTCTTCTGGGTCAAGGGCTACGCCGACTACCACCCCGAGTACGACGGCGGCCGCCCGCGCGGCCGGTCCATCGAGGCGCTGCCCTTCGACACCCGCAATCTCGGCGAGGACGAGAAGCACCAGCGGCCCAACAGTCTCAAGGGCCCCCTCGGGCTCTGGATCACCGCCAAGGACTACCGCGACCTCGCGATGGTCAAGCGGACCTGGCGCGGACGCCGGGCCTCAGTGATCGCCGCCTGGCGCGTCTCGTCCAACATGGTCCGCCGCCGCCACATGGCGACCGGAGGCAGGGCGCTGGTGGCGCGGATGCGGATGGCGCTCAAGGAAGCCGGCGTACCGGTGTGGCTGCGCAGCCCGATGACCGAGCTCGTCACCGACGCACAGGGCACGGTCACCGGCGTCGTCGTCACCCGCGACGGCAAGGCCGTACGGGTCGGCGCCCGGCACGGCGTGCTCCTCGCCACGGGCGGTTTCGACCACAACCGGGAGATGCGCGAGAAGTACCTGCCCGAGGGCGGCCGCGACAACCACAGCGCCGGAGCCGTCGAGAACGTCGGCGACGGCATCCTCGCCGGCCAGGCACTCGGCGCAGCCCTCGACTTCATGGACGACGCCTGGTGGATGCCGTCCGTGCACCACCCCTCCGGTGCCACGATCCCGCTGGTCTCCGAGCGGTGCATCCCGCCGTCGGTCATCGTCTCCGCCGACGGCAGACGCTTCACCAACGAGTCGTCCCCGTACGTCAACTTCGTCCACGACCAGCTCGAAGGCGGGCACACCACCGCCTGGTTCGTCATGGACGCCAAGGCCCGTGCCCGGTATCCGTTCGCGCAGATCCTCCCCGGCATGCCCTTCCCCAAGGCGTTCTACGAGAACGGCACCGTGCACCGCGCGGACACCGTCGCCGATCTCGCCCGGAGCATCGACGTCCCGGCCGACGCCCTCACCGGGACCGTCGAACGGTTCAACGGCTTCGCCCGTACCGGCAAGGACACCGACTTCGGCCGCGGCGACAGCGCCTACGACCGCTACTACGGCGACCCGACGATGAAGAACCCCAACCTCGACGAACTCGTCAAGGCCCCCTACTACGCGATCCGTATCGAGGTCGGCGACCTCGGGACCAAGGGCGGCCTCGTCTGCGACGAGCACAGCCGGGTGCTGCGCGAGGACGGCTCGGCCGTCGCCGGGCTGTACGCCACCGGCAACACGTCCGCGGCCGTCATGGGCAACGAGTACGCCGGACCCGGTGCCACCATCGGCCCCGCCATCGTGTTCGGCTACCTCGCGGCCCGGCACGCGGCCGCCGTCACCCGCTCGGGGGCCGGGGCCGCCGGAGGCACCCCGTGA
- a CDS encoding ferredoxin--NADP reductase gives MSPAPLTVRVVKVIRETADAHSLVLEPADGDRARFTYRPGQFLTVRVPSERPGGAARCYSLCSSPARDEHLKVTVKRTAGGYASHWICDHVTEGDTLEVLRPAGTFTPDSLDGDFLLCAAGSGITPVMSILVSALHAGTGAVTLLYANRDEQSVIFRDELTALAQEYGDRLTVLHWLESVQGRPTAAGLRTLAGPYAGRPAFVCGPGPFMELAAGALTGLGVPPDRITVERFTSLTGDPFAEREPAPEPDTAGPVSTADVELDGVRHTVDWPRNTPLLDVLLAAGLDAPYSCREGSCSACACVLTEGEVAMERNEVLDVTDLADGLILACQARPLSDRLKATYDG, from the coding sequence GTGAGCCCGGCGCCGCTGACCGTACGCGTCGTCAAGGTGATCCGGGAGACGGCCGACGCGCACTCACTCGTCCTGGAACCGGCGGACGGGGACCGGGCCCGGTTCACCTACCGGCCCGGCCAGTTCCTCACCGTACGGGTGCCCTCCGAGCGCCCCGGCGGAGCGGCCCGCTGCTATTCGCTGTGCAGCTCCCCGGCGCGCGACGAGCACCTGAAGGTGACCGTCAAGCGCACGGCCGGGGGGTACGCCTCCCACTGGATCTGCGACCACGTCACCGAGGGCGACACCTTGGAGGTGCTGCGGCCCGCCGGCACCTTCACCCCGGACTCGCTCGACGGCGACTTCCTGCTGTGCGCCGCGGGCAGCGGCATCACCCCGGTCATGTCGATCCTCGTCTCCGCCCTGCACGCGGGGACCGGCGCGGTCACGCTTCTCTACGCCAACCGTGACGAGCAGTCCGTCATCTTCCGCGACGAACTGACCGCGCTGGCACAGGAGTACGGAGACCGGCTCACCGTCCTGCACTGGCTTGAGTCCGTCCAGGGCCGGCCCACCGCAGCCGGCCTGCGCACCCTCGCCGGCCCCTACGCCGGGAGGCCCGCCTTCGTCTGCGGTCCCGGCCCCTTCATGGAACTGGCGGCCGGCGCGCTCACCGGACTGGGCGTACCACCGGACCGGATCACGGTCGAGCGCTTCACCTCACTGACCGGCGACCCGTTCGCGGAACGCGAGCCCGCGCCCGAGCCGGACACCGCAGGGCCCGTCAGTACGGCCGACGTGGAGCTGGACGGGGTGCGCCACACCGTCGACTGGCCCCGGAACACACCCCTGCTCGACGTGCTGCTCGCCGCCGGACTGGACGCGCCGTACTCCTGCCGCGAGGGCAGTTGCAGCGCCTGCGCCTGCGTACTCACCGAGGGGGAGGTGGCCATGGAGCGCAACGAGGTCCTCGACGTGACCGACCTCGCCGACGGCCTGATCCTCGCCTGCCAGGCGCGCCCGCTCAGCGACCGTCTCAAGGCCACCTACGACGGCTGA
- a CDS encoding acetaldehyde dehydrogenase (acetylating) codes for MYKLLRSPDIEPRWMIGIDEQSPGLKRAADHGLHASADGVDALLAGQERPDLVFEATSAYVHRANAPKYAGLGIQAIDLTPAAIGPAVVPAVNLGDHLDAPNVSLITCGGQATIPIVHAVSRVTEVAYAEIVASVASPSAGPGTRANIDEFTLTTSRGIETIGGAAKGKAIIILNPAEPPMLMQDTVFCAIPADADRDALTESIHETVARVAAYVPGYRLRTEPQFDGPTAVSGGPARVAVFIEVEGAGDFLPPYSGNLDIMTAAATRVGEGFAQRITARRAGA; via the coding sequence ATGTACAAACTCCTGCGCTCGCCGGACATCGAGCCGCGCTGGATGATCGGCATCGACGAGCAGAGCCCCGGCCTCAAGCGTGCCGCCGACCACGGCCTGCACGCGAGCGCCGACGGAGTCGACGCCCTCCTGGCCGGCCAGGAACGGCCGGACCTGGTCTTCGAGGCCACGTCCGCGTACGTCCACCGGGCCAACGCCCCCAAGTACGCCGGACTCGGCATCCAGGCCATCGACCTGACGCCCGCCGCGATCGGCCCGGCCGTCGTGCCCGCCGTCAACCTGGGCGACCACCTCGACGCACCGAACGTCTCCCTCATCACCTGCGGCGGCCAGGCCACCATCCCGATCGTGCACGCCGTCTCGCGGGTCACCGAGGTGGCCTACGCGGAGATCGTCGCGAGCGTCGCCTCGCCGTCGGCGGGACCCGGCACCCGCGCCAACATCGACGAGTTCACGCTCACCACGAGCCGGGGCATCGAGACGATCGGCGGCGCCGCCAAGGGCAAGGCCATCATCATCCTCAACCCGGCCGAGCCGCCGATGCTGATGCAGGACACCGTCTTCTGCGCCATCCCCGCCGATGCGGACCGGGACGCCCTTACCGAGTCCATCCACGAGACCGTTGCCCGGGTCGCCGCGTACGTACCCGGCTACCGGCTGCGCACCGAGCCGCAGTTCGACGGACCGACCGCGGTCAGCGGCGGGCCCGCCCGCGTCGCGGTCTTCATCGAGGTGGAGGGCGCGGGCGACTTCCTGCCGCCGTACTCCGGAAACCTCGACATCATGACCGCCGCCGCCACCAGGGTCGGCGAGGGCTTCGCCCAGCGGATCACCGCCCGCCGCGCCGGCGCCTGA
- the dmpG gene encoding 4-hydroxy-2-oxovalerate aldolase: MPYSSDLDIRVTDSSLRDGSHAKQHQFTVDHVTSIVAALDDAGVPVIEVTHGDGLGGSSFNYGFSHTPEQELIKAAVKTARRAKIAFLMLPGLGLQDDIREAADNGAAICRIATHCTEADISVQHFGLARELGLETVGFLMMSHSQPPEVLARQARIMADAGCQCVYVVDSAGALIMEQTSDRIAALVTELGDDAQVGFHGHENLGLGVANSVLAVRAGAKQIDGSTRRFGAGAGNTPVEGFAAVAEKLGIRTGIDVLKIIDAAEDVVRPVMDGECLLDRLSLTMGYAGVYSSFLKHAARQAATYQVSGAEILMEAGRRKLVGGQEDQLIEIAVALAARNRSETAQLSSGK; encoded by the coding sequence ATGCCCTACAGCTCCGACCTGGACATCCGGGTCACCGACTCGTCCCTCAGGGACGGATCGCACGCCAAGCAGCACCAGTTCACCGTCGACCACGTCACCTCCATCGTCGCCGCCCTCGACGACGCGGGCGTGCCCGTCATCGAGGTCACCCACGGCGACGGCCTCGGCGGGTCCTCCTTCAACTACGGCTTCAGCCACACCCCGGAGCAGGAGCTCATCAAAGCCGCGGTGAAGACCGCCCGCCGGGCGAAGATCGCCTTCCTGATGCTGCCGGGGCTCGGCCTCCAGGACGACATCCGCGAGGCCGCGGACAACGGCGCCGCGATCTGCCGGATCGCCACCCACTGCACCGAGGCGGACATCTCCGTCCAGCACTTCGGCCTCGCCCGCGAACTCGGCCTGGAAACCGTCGGGTTCCTGATGATGTCGCACAGTCAGCCGCCCGAGGTGCTGGCCCGGCAGGCCCGCATCATGGCCGACGCGGGCTGCCAGTGCGTGTACGTCGTCGACTCCGCCGGTGCCCTCATCATGGAACAGACCAGTGACCGGATCGCCGCCCTGGTCACCGAGCTGGGCGACGACGCGCAGGTCGGCTTCCACGGCCACGAGAACCTCGGCCTCGGCGTCGCCAACTCGGTCCTTGCCGTACGCGCCGGGGCCAAGCAGATCGACGGGTCCACCCGCCGCTTCGGCGCGGGCGCCGGCAACACACCTGTCGAGGGCTTCGCCGCCGTCGCCGAGAAGCTGGGGATCCGTACCGGCATCGACGTACTGAAGATCATCGACGCGGCCGAGGACGTGGTCCGGCCCGTCATGGACGGCGAGTGCCTGCTCGACCGGCTGTCGCTGACGATGGGTTACGCCGGTGTCTACTCCAGCTTCCTGAAGCACGCCGCCCGCCAGGCCGCCACCTACCAGGTCTCCGGCGCCGAGATCCTCATGGAGGCGGGCCGCCGCAAGCTCGTCGGGGGCCAGGAGGACCAGCTCATCGAGATCGCCGTCGCCCTCGCGGCGAGGAACCGGTCCGAGACCGCCCAGCTCTCCTCGGGGAAGTGA
- a CDS encoding acyl-CoA dehydrogenase family protein, producing the protein MPNPVLEAVEARADEIRALGPANEALGRLDDQAAKILRDVGAMRMLQPKTYGGLELHPREFAETVMRIAALDGATGWVTGVVGVHPWEMAMADPRVQQEIWGEDPDTWIASPYAPMGLLRPVDGGYVFNGRWQFSSGTDHCRWIFLGGFLADADGKRLNPPQSVHVILPRADYEIVEDSWDVVGLRGTGSKDVIVKDAFVPDYRVIEYAKVVDGSLAAESGLANPAYRLPFSAAFPLGITAAVIGICEGALAHHLDYQRGRVQITGQAVKDDPYVLYAISEAAAEIAAARSALLDNICRLHDAVAAGQEISFERRAVGRRTQAAAAWRAVRAVDEIVARSGGNAMRLDNPIQRFWRDAHVGLTHAIHVPGSVFHASALTEIGIEPPHGPMRSMI; encoded by the coding sequence ATGCCCAATCCCGTACTCGAAGCCGTCGAGGCACGCGCCGACGAGATCCGTGCCCTCGGTCCCGCCAATGAGGCGCTCGGCCGGCTCGACGACCAGGCGGCGAAGATCCTGCGGGACGTCGGGGCGATGCGCATGCTCCAGCCGAAGACGTACGGCGGCCTCGAACTGCATCCGCGCGAGTTCGCCGAGACCGTCATGAGGATCGCCGCTCTGGACGGAGCGACCGGCTGGGTCACCGGTGTCGTCGGGGTCCACCCGTGGGAGATGGCGATGGCCGACCCCCGGGTCCAGCAGGAGATCTGGGGCGAGGACCCCGACACCTGGATCGCCTCCCCGTACGCACCGATGGGCCTGCTGAGGCCCGTCGACGGCGGGTACGTCTTCAACGGCCGCTGGCAGTTCTCCTCCGGCACCGACCACTGCCGCTGGATCTTCCTCGGCGGTTTCCTCGCCGACGCGGACGGCAAGCGGCTCAACCCGCCGCAGTCCGTGCACGTCATCCTGCCCCGCGCCGACTACGAGATCGTCGAGGACTCCTGGGACGTCGTCGGGCTGCGCGGCACCGGCAGCAAGGACGTCATCGTCAAGGACGCGTTCGTACCCGACTACCGCGTGATCGAGTACGCCAAGGTCGTGGACGGTTCCCTGGCCGCCGAGTCCGGGCTGGCCAACCCCGCCTACCGGCTGCCCTTCTCGGCCGCGTTCCCGCTCGGCATCACCGCCGCGGTGATCGGAATCTGCGAGGGCGCTCTCGCGCACCACCTCGACTACCAGCGCGGCCGGGTGCAGATCACCGGCCAGGCCGTGAAGGACGACCCGTACGTCCTGTACGCCATCAGCGAGGCGGCGGCCGAGATCGCGGCGGCCCGCTCGGCGCTGCTGGACAACATCTGCCGGCTCCACGACGCGGTCGCGGCCGGGCAGGAGATCAGCTTCGAGCGCCGCGCCGTCGGCCGGCGCACCCAGGCGGCCGCCGCCTGGCGGGCCGTCCGAGCCGTCGACGAGATCGTCGCCCGCTCCGGCGGCAACGCGATGCGGCTGGACAACCCGATCCAGCGCTTCTGGCGCGACGCGCACGTGGGTCTCACGCACGCCATCCATGTGCCGGGATCCGTCTTCCACGCCTCCGCCCTCACCGAGATCGGCATCGAGCCGCCGCACGGCCCGATGCGCTCGATGATCTGA